A stretch of the Solanum dulcamara chromosome 6, daSolDulc1.2, whole genome shotgun sequence genome encodes the following:
- the LOC129892347 gene encoding elongation of fatty acids protein 3-like, translated as MEALYSSIHYWLVDHPTISQFEWKQGHTFGSSISFLTISVSIYLSLTLLSLRFSTFVPRLSTTTIRNITAIHSLILCLLSLLMVIACTLSVLHQMPPHDWKWIICFPGTNQTLTRGPVFFWIYICYLSKILEFIDTLLIILSSSRSRRLSFLHVYHHTIVTVLAYIGLQFSQSMLGVALIVNASIHVLMYAYYFLSAIGKKPWWKKVVTNCQIVQFMIGFLLSALMLYYHFTTEFGCTGVGAWCFGIVFNASLLLLFLDFHSKNYTNNIKKEH; from the coding sequence ATGGAGGCTCTTTACTCCAGCATCCATTACTGGCTTGTTGACCATCCAACAATAAGCCAATTCGAATGGAAACAAGGTCACACTTTTGGTTCCTCCATATCTTTTCTTACCATTTCAGTGTCTATTTACTTGTCCCTTACTCTCTTGTCTCTCCGCTTCTCTACATTTGTCCCTAGACTCTCTACCACCACTATTCGCAACATTACTGCAATCCACAGCCTTATTCTTTGTCTCCTATCTCTACTTATGGTCATTGCCTGCACCCTTTCTGTCCTTCACCAAATGCCACCTCATGACTGGAAGTGGATCATATGCTTCCCTGGCACAAATCAGACACTTACACGTGGACCAGTGTTCTTTTGGATTTATATATGTTACCTTTCAAAGATTCTTGAATTCATTGATACACTTCTAATCATCCTAAGCAGTTCTCGATCACGGAGGCTCTCGTTCCTCCATGTCTATCACCACACAATTGTGACCGTTCTTGCTTATATTGGGCTCCAATTTTCGCAGTCGATGCTGGGTGTCGCTCTCATCGTCAATGCTTCGATTCATGTTCTAATGTACGCTTATTATTTCCTATCTGCTATAGGGAAAAAGCCATGGTGGAAAAAAGTGGTCACAAATTGTCAAATAGTCCAATTTATGATTGGCTTTCTACTATCGGCTTTGAtgttgtattatcattttactACTGAGTTTGGCTGCACAGGAGTTGGGGCATGGTGTTTTGGTATTGTGTTTAATGCCTCACTTTTATTgctctttcttgattttcattccAAGAACTATACTAACAACATCAAGAAAGAGCATTAA